The sequence below is a genomic window from Haematobia irritans isolate KBUSLIRL chromosome 3, ASM5000362v1, whole genome shotgun sequence.
aattttattactctagaaaatttttgtcaaaattttattactctagaaaattttgtcaaaaaatgttttttgtatagaaaagtttgccaaaatcttatttctatcgaaaaaaattatttctttagaaaattttgtcaaaaatgtttgtcgcaaccatgttatctgTGTATGTATCGGTTTGcgagaaaaaaaactatttttgcgaccaaaatattccatgtaaCATGTGAAAAAGTAATATGAtagttttaaagactttttgagATAATCATATTCCCCATCTgcataaaaaaacatttgtcaaaattttatttctttagaaaatgttttcacaattattttgtcaaaattgtttttctataaaaattgaagtacatcgtagttggaaaggaatattttgcaaaagggtggttaaaatttcaagggccaatgttgattttgaataaaacacaaactagttaggaaattattgcaattgtattttattacgatatattggtattactcaattatgtatggaacaaaatatcggccaaatgggcgccgcgacctcggtggcacacctccatccgatggtccaaattttcgatgacgctgaggcataatggaggttctatgccgttaatgtgccgaattatctcatcctttagctcttgaattgttgctggcttatcgacgtacaccttttctttcgaataaccccaaagaaaaaagtccaacggtgtcaaatcacatgatcttggcggccatttGATATCGCCataacgtgagataacacgccaTTGAATtttttgcgcaaaagagccattgtttcgttaggtgtgtggcaagtggcaccgtcctgctgaaaccacatatcgtccacatccatatcttccaattcgggccataaaaagttcgttatcatctcacgatagtgaacaccattcacagtaactgcctaaccggcctcattttggaaaaatacggcccgatgatgccgccagcccataaaccgcaccaaacagtcactctttgtgggtgcattggtttttcgacaatcactcttggattctcattcgcccaaatgcggcaattctgtttattgactttaggtgtggttcacattcaacatcggcccttacaatttaaccaccctttaccaatatatcaaaatttctaccaatctaccaaactgtaaaaaactaccatttttagtagaattctaggGCTAGTCCCTAGTATTTATGAGCTGAAAATATaatctaagacttattttaaggatttgtatCTATGGTTTAAAGTTTTAGAATGAAGAAAAccctttttactttgaagtatctgttataatacaggaaaaaattttcactaaaattttaccaattaaatgattcaacaaaattgttaattgaatcaaaaatctatcacaaaaaataatagtatcaattaattttttaattgactttcaattaatttttaattgactttcaattaatgtttttaaattgatgctatcatttctgtgattgaagacatttcaattaaaaattaattggctcaattaatttcgcgattgaagacaaaaaatatttttatgagtaaatgtggatttttaaactggaatgtgtttgtacatgaatagctttattaatataccacaaAAATACAATGAACATTCAATATTTAagatttgtatcaaaatttaatcctAGATTAAAGGtctctaaaaatgtctttattataAAGAAGCGAATATTTGGCTTCGCATCAATATCTTTGAGTGTAGAACCAAATCAGGACCAACCAAGTCAGGGGCAACCTTTTAAGAACCTCTCTCTTTTCGAGCATTCGAATCGCACAAACACTTTAAAATATATTGAAcaataaatgtattttagtaAATCTGTACatacaataagattttaatataaagaacatataaaaattaataaattatatggaaatttaaaaattgtgataaactGGCAATTTGCATCAATTATCCGAAGGGACTAAATACAATTTACCAAACCAATTGTATTGTAAAGTAACTCCAATAATTAACTTTTTCGTTTTCTTCAGCAAATTTCTCTATTTTCGACTTGGTGTATTACTTTAATTCTTCATCTATCATATTCTCACATCTATCAACTCCAATGGAATTAAAGCACAAACGCATAAACTTTCCTAAATATCTCTCTAATCGATTTTATCATTTAATTTCCAAAGCAAAGTCATTGCACCCCATttgatatattccaaaaatctgcGCGCACCTGTTTCTTTGCTCCAaaacaatatttcaaaattattcgCTTTCAACTTCAGCCATAATTACGGCGGAGCCTTAAGCTATGACAAAAATTACCTGATTGATATTGATGAGTCCATGGATTTCGGCCAATTATGTTTTGCGCCACAGCTGGGGTAACAAAGTTATTACTCTGAGACTCAATATTTTTGAACAGAAATCTCGTCAGCTAATTGAAATTTCGTTCATCGACACTGCAGCAGCAGACCATCAAAAGATCGTTGTACTTCTTTTGTATGCATGAGCTTTtctagatttttgttttgtgcgTTCCAAAATTGATGGAAATGTTAAACTCGATagttttttagttgaaatgatGTTGTAAATGACTATAAAATTGCTGCACAAACAAGCACCCATCCAAAAAGGTAACGATCtgctatttatttatgtatttaggAGACCATAACTCTTGCTCTTTATAGagaaccattaagaggtgtgcaaaATAGTTTGGAAAGCATATAAATTGATCTCTAATAAGCCATACTGCAAAATGAAAACATGTTGGCAGTTAgaagatagttttttttttctcaaaacatgGTGATGGTTAAAACCAAAGCaaatcttctttttttttgataagTAAAACCCCCAAGActttaaaacatttcaaataaattttgcacaaaataatttttaagacGTCTTCTCATTCTCGTGATGGAATGATGTTCGACCACTAAAGAGCAACAAATGTGAAAGTTCTTTTCCTTTTCTTTTAATGGATTCCAAGCATATTCTTAAGCCAGCCAAACTCACTCCAAGTAGCGAATATAATATAGCATAGAGCAGCTAATAATGATCTGTTGCTGACAGTGAATAAATGTATGAATGAATGCTTAGATAGATGACTGGTTACTGGCTTAGATGGATGTTCAGTGTAGTCTAACTGGATGATGGAAATCTAATACAGAACCTCTCATGCATAACGAATGTGTACAGCTAGTATATATTTCGCTGATTTAGCTTCATATGGGAGGGCAAACAGATTTTATGGATCGCTGATGTGAATCGGTTTTTGGAAATAACCATAGAACATTAGATCAACAGGTGCTAGGAATGACTTCTCCTGTCCCatttgaataataataaaaagcaGCATAAAGCTATAAAactaaatgttgttaaattgtaTCCATGATCGCGGTAAATAAGCAACATCTATATTAAAACACACATGAATTTAGAATGTCAATTATACAAAGTCTTAAAGAGAACAAATAACTTGGACTAATTAATTTATCAATTGCACCAAACCATATACaatgaagcctcttggaagtggACACCTACGGTCTcataaattttggtcacttttgggaggtgtccatttATGATATGTGACCGcacgatatttcagactcacttagacaattcagtccattgtaataccacagagGTGAACTTCTCCCCACTCACGGAGTGCTGCCGTTTCCGCATTTAGCtcaataataaaggaagtccttTTATAACCGAGTTCGGACCGCGTTTCatattacggtgaaaccacttcaAGTCGctttaataacaggttggctgataagtccccggtctaacaaagaaaaacacattttttgtcaaaattcgtttttattattcaacatagttcccttcaagagcgacacAACGATTattacgaccttccaatttttgatagcattttggtagcactccttcggttttgcctcaaaataggcatcagtttcggcgatcacctcttcattgctgcCAAatctttccctgcgagcatccttttgagttctgacaacaagaaaaagtcgctggggccagatctggagaatacggtgggtggggaagcaattcgaagtccaattcatgaatttttgccatcgttcccaatgacttatggcacggtgcgttgtcttggtggaacaacacatgtttcttgttcatatggggccgttttgccgcgatttcgaccttcaaacgctccaataacgccatataatagtcactgttgatggtttttcccttctcaagataatcgataaaaattattcaatgccCATCCCAAGAAACAGAAGccgttactttgccagcggacttttgagtttttccacgcttcggagacggttcaccgatgGCCTTGGCTCTTTCAGAGGATGCCCTCCTGGATGATGGCATGGTTCGGGTGGTTTACTTCTCGCACTTTATCTGTTGGTGGTGGATGAGAAGGTGGCAGTCTTGCCTCACCAAGAGCCGTTTGGACTTATGATCGAAATGCTATTTCGGTGTCTTAGAGTGACATCTAGTGGTAATCCGCAGTATTCTGTTCCCTCTGGAGGTTTCTACATTGGGTCTTGCTTATACTAGAAGTACAAATGCATCAAAAGGTTTTGAAACATTTCTATATCTTCCCACAAGTACTGCAAGCCAATGTTTTCAGAATCTGATTTCTACTTCTACTACCTTCCGCTTCATAAGGTGGTAGTCAATTGATCGCAGTGTTGCCTCGCGATGGATGGATTCATGATAAAAATGCTATTCCGGTACCTTAGAGTAACATCCAATGGCAAACCGAAATATTCTGCCCCTACTTTTGAATCGTTTCCTTACCTTTCTCCCAAGTGCTACAAGCCAATGCCTTCCGGATCTGGTTTCTACTCCAACTGCCCACCTAGAGGTGGCGCGGTCAGAGTGGTTTACCTCCTGTACTTTATCAGTTGCTAGTGTGTGAGGAAGTCGCAGTGTTGCCCCACCAAGAGCATTTTGGGCTCATGATGCTATTTCGGTGTCATAGAGTGGCAACCAGAAGCAATCCGCAGCGCAGTATTGTGTTCCCTCTAGAGGTTCCTCCATTGGGTCTTGCTTATACTAGGAGTGCAAAAGACTTGTAAGACTTTTGAATCGTTTCCTTGTCTTTCCCCCAATTGCCATaagctaatttctttaggatctgGTTCCTACTCCTACTGATCTCCTTGCATGGTCAGGGTGGTTTACTTCCTTCATTTTATTAGTTGCTGTTGGATAAGAAAGTGGCAGTCTTACCTCACCGAGAGCATTTTGCACTCATGATAAAAATGCTATTCCGGTATCTTAGAGTGACATCCAGTAGCAATCCGCAACGCAGTATTCTGCTCTGGTAGTGCAAATGATTCATAAGACTTTTTATCTGTCTTCTATCAGCCAATGACTTCAGGCTTTTCCAACTACCCTCCTACAGTTGCCATGTTTCGAGAGGTGTACCTCATTTACTTAATCAGTTGCTAATGGGTGATCTGCGATCTCAGTGTTGTCTCACAGAGAGCATTTTGGACATCTGGTAGTTCTTCCATAGGATCTGTCTTATACGACTCCTAAGATTTTTGAATCGTCTCCTTGTCTGTCCCCCTACTGCTTTCCTGGGTGTGGCATGATGCGGGTGTTGCCTATCCGAAAGTATTTTAGATTCATGCTGGAAATGCTGTTCCGTTGTCTTAGAGTGGGATCCAGTGACAATCCGCAGCGCAGTATTCTGCTCCTTCTGAAGGATCCTCCATTGAGTCTCGCTTATATTGGAAATGCTAACGACTCGTAAGACTGTTGAATTTTCTCTTTATATAGAGTTAACAGCCAATGCCTTcaggttaaaattttaaagaccACAAACTACATGTCAATAATCTTCACCTCAAGTTCCTTGACCTCTCTAGCTGAGGTATCTATCGAACAATCGAccgcatagtttagcagatgGCCATATTGGATTACTGTCTTGAGCTACCCCTGTTTTATTTCTCCTTGGCAAAGATGGCTTTCCGTGTGAAAGCTATAAACAAAACCAATGTTAGAACCATTACTGAAGTCTTCTAATTGATGAAAGAAATTGATTTTGGTTGAGTTTCGCCACTATTCCCCACTAGAGGCGTTGCTGGTTAGTTACATTTACATATTAGTTGTTGCTAAAGCGTTAGTCACGTTTTATTTATAGAGTGGAAGTGAGAATGAAGCCACCGAGTCACGCTGCCGATAATGTCGTCTCATCTCGACAAAAATTTAGCCCCCATGTTATCGACTCAGCCGTCAGGCGGccggtgacaaaaattttgtgtcagCCTCTGTTGTGTCGCGTCCCATAGGTGATGTCTCATGTATACTAAAATTTAGCctccattttttcaaaatatataaatttaattttcatcgaCTCGCCGCTGACAAAAATTGAGTGTCAGCCGATGCCGGCACATGTATTTTATATGGAATTTCATAGGGGTGACCCCTATTGGCAACACTATCGAATGCTATTCTCCCTATAAAATATTCGCTCGAATGTTTAAAATATTCTAACTTTATTTCCGCGCCGTGATGGACTAAAACAAACCCCAGAACTCGTTTCACTGTAACacgttcaaaaaaaaattccacactGACATCATCTGAGCTTAATGTttcgatttgtttttattatcgcatatatatttttgttcatttttccatAATCCCCATTGTTCGACTTCATAATTCATAATTTGAAACGCCTATTTGCCTAAATGACTAATTCGCCTGATCCTTAGGGCGTTTTACTcgtaaataaaaagtttttgttaaGGTCGACAAGAAATTTGGCATTTCCTTCATTTGATTGAGAGCCTCGTATTTGGCATTCGATTGATACTCATAGGCTACTTTACGGTTGACAGCTGTCAAAAGTCTTAGAAATTCAGCTCCTTTGGGGGAGTAGAGAGCTTCTTTGGTAGCAGCCTCCTCGAAAACTGCACATAGGCTTTGAATAAACCAAGAGCCATTTTCCACATTACGGAATGAATAGTATTCTGCAAATCCAAAAACAAAAGGATATATGATTAAAACTAAGAACTAGTTCCATAAGCCATCCCAACCACTCTCACCCCGGTGATAGCGATTACATACTTACTTTCAAATGTGGAATACATAACTAGCATATCGGCAGTGTTGGGTATCGCATACGTTATGGTAGGTGGCTTTGGTGGTAAAGCCTCTGTATTTAATGCTCTGGACATGGGAGCAAACTCTGTATAGGTGACAGctttttcaagattttctcCACGACAAGCCTAGCATTAAATAGAAAGTGAGTGAGTGTCGGCTAAGTGACTTGGTCATTTGGTGAGACTTACTTGAATGAAAAATAACTTAGGCTTATTAATGAGGCTTTTGCAGTTCTCTCCCAGGAAGGGATTCCATAAACGTTCTACAGGATATGACATATCACGGGCATAAACTTTTCCTTCCAGACCGTGTGACATGACAACTACTACGAGACAGTCATTTTGGCTGTGGTCTTCTTGGGCAGCTATgcaattgagaaaatatttggtatattaaaataaaacaatgttacaataattaagaaataaattaataaaataataaaccatGATAAGACTTCGCGTCActaatactacgttcgcactagaaacgaaatcctcctagatctcagtagatttgcaataggcaaatatcagctggctcgtacaggatttcaacaaaatcacattcaaaatcccctatactgccttgtacaactgtggttttagtactaaaaattcactttttgcaaccctgccccaatttttttagatgaatgtgtgtgtgcgtgtgtgtgtgtgtgaacaaacagctgttaaatcCTGGAATATacgaaatctcgttattttgcaagtccgaacacttgagatttctaaagagattttggttctatatagcgagatttcgtgtatagtgcgaacgtagtataaggAGGCATCTAAATTTGCTCTAAATAAACGGTAAATGGATAgatcaaacaccaaaaatttttcagcggtggatcgcttgtcattgagctaaaaataGAATCCGACAGCACTCATAAGAAAGAAATTCATCACTTCACAaagattaaaaaacaaaaaaaaggttgCCGCTTGACGTCtgaagattagttgtacaattaATACGAACTTCCAAGTTGGTCTTATAAACCGATACATTTTTGTTGGCGGCTCCTGACAGCAGCATCTTGATTGTTGAtccgacacaattttgtatatttggGTCCGTTCGAAACTCTTTGAGATTAATTGTACAATCATTCtggtaatcaaaatttaattttattcatctCTGCTGTTTGTGATTTTTGTTGAATTCTAATAGAAACGTAAtataagggctgttttcttttagccctggataccctaagcagtcacggactaaaagaaaacagcgtactcgtttatccaggacgtccccaaaaaattcaacgctgttatcagctgtttaaaaaaaaaatcacagaaAAAGAGTGAAATCTtacatgagatgttctggatagaacaccagtgcaacgattttctggatagcccatacatccATACATTCATCCAGTGTTAAAAAAAACAGCCCattgaatttatttcgataaaaaaaatcagcTCATTTAGCCcacaaaatggaattaaattgtgatttcgtgtgattaatttttataactttcaaCATGGATTAAttcaacaacagtgcatcgatgaactttCAATTTTTGACTATAGAGCTCCGTCAAGGACTAGTGTTTATcaatggtatggtgaattcaaccgagatcgtagttcactccaagacgaatttcgtgaaaatcGTCTAAAATCACTTGTTCTTCCGGAAAATTTTGATGCTACGCGCCAACTGATACTGCAACATTGTCATGTGACATATCctgagattgagacaacctttGGCGTTAGTGGGACCAACATACATTTAATATTTCATGAACATTTAGCGGTCAAAAAAGTTCGTTTCGATTGGTCCCAAGCAATGCTCCAAAAATAGATCGCTGTGCTTCGAAACACGACAATGACATAGGTACAGATGATTAATCGTGTATTTACGCGTATGAGCCCAAAATTAAACAGCAGTTGACTGTATGTGTGTTTCAAGATTAGCCAAATTTCGGGAAAGCAAGTTATCACCTGTTTTTCTGACAAACTCGTACCACAATTATACAATTCTGAGTGAtacacaaccatttgtttgtcacttgtcttccaagaaatcaggaaaaccaaccgCCGAAGACGGATCACTCTTCTTCACGATACTGCGAGTTCTGAACATTGATTTGGGATGGGTCATCCGCCGTATATTCCTTACTTAGCACCGAGTGATTTCTTTTTAGTACCGAACGTAAAATATAAAATGAGAGGTTAACTTTTTTTGAaacctgaagaagcggttgatgcgttcagaatgcatgttttggagatactacaatcagagtggcaaaagtgcttggaaaattggttcaaacgcatgcaaacgtgtatagatcttaatggggaactataaagcgattttcaatgattaatatttgtttttgttctctaatcttgATATATAAAAGACAATCCTCGTAACTCcagttgatttaaattttttttattgtactcGTAACAGAGGTCTTCCTGTCAACAGCACTAAGGTGAACCGAATTTGACGGCCAAGCACACACACAGGCAAAaggaaattgtttttgttatattaacctTAACCTTATAACACGTGTGGACCTAACCTAAGTTTTGCGATATTAGGTCAGTTCGCGTACAAATATCAAATATCAAAAAGCGTTGGGTAATGAAACATACATGCATTTAGGGTCTATTGCATTTATTCGATATTTTTTTGTCCAATCAGACGGTTTCCACGcgtgccaaaactaatctaccaaaatatgaagacaaaatggtacaaatatctaccaaatttaaaaaatcttatttcgatgtttttgataaaatttttgtggttagtatgaaaaaaaattatgtgaatattttattcctacagaaaattttgtcaaaattttatttctatagcaattttagtcaaaattttatttctatagcaaaatttttcaaaaatttatgtctatagaaaattttgtttaaattttatttccatagaaaattttgtcaaaatttaatttctataaaaatgttgtcaaaattttatttgtatagaaaattttgtcaaaaataggaaattttgtcaaaattttatttctatagaaatttttgtcaaaattttatttctatagcaaaatttttcaaaaatttatgtctatagaaaattttgtttaaattttatttccatagaaaattttgtcaaaattttatttgaatggaaaattttgtaaaaattttatttgtcaaaaatttatttcttagaaaattttgtttaaattttatttccatagaaaattttgtcaaaattttatttgtatagaaaattttgtcaaaattttatttgtatagaaaattttgtcaaaattgtatttctatagaaaattttgtcaacattttatttgtatagaaaattttgtcaaaattttatttgtatagaaaattttgtcaaaattttatttgtatagaatattttgtcaaaattttatttgtatagaaaattttgtcaaaattgtatttgtataggaaattttgtttaaattttatttctatagaaaattttgtcaaaattttatttctatagaaaattttgtcaaagttttatttctatagaaaattttgtcaaaattttatttctataaaaaattttgtcaaaattttatttgtatagaaaattttgtcaaaattttatttctatagacaattttgtcaaaattttatttctatagaaaattttggcaaaattttatttctatagaaaatgttgtcaacattttatttttaaagaaacttttgtcaaaactttatttctatacaaaattttcatataattttaattttataaaaaaaatgttaccaacattttatttctatagaaaggtacTTAGTTAGAaggaaatgttttgcaaaatttaccaaaacattatgaattctaccaatgtaccaaacagtaacaattctaccagttttggtagaattctaccaactttggcaacagTGATCAGAAACCATTTCTGCAGTTTTTGAAGTCTTTATTATAAGTATTTAACATCCTGTTGACACTCCGTATGATTTTTTTCACATTGGACATTTTTCTGACAAAGAAAATCTTTTACAACCACCAACAGTTAAGAAGTCATTCAAGGCAGGTTTCCTTAACCTGGACAACctatttttagaaattgtgaaatatttgaggggaaattttcgagaaaaacaaacaaacacaaaattgCCAAGTCCCCCAAATCAGTGAGTGAATAGTAAGTAACTGACAAACATTGTCTGCTGAATTATCGGCGAATATTTAATGATAACTGGTTCTCGCCCCCACCACAACCCATATCGAGGGGAGAGAGACAACCACTTTGAGTTGTAGTGCAAGAAGAATTCAAGTTTGATAAGAGGGGGATTTGTTTTCAAACAACAATTACAGGTGTTGTGATGGGGGGGAGAGTAGGGGGGATTCCTATCAATTGATATGGATGGAAACCAGTAAGATACCTATATCGATACATACGTATAAGGTCTATTGGTAtgcaacaaattataaaaaaagaagaaaaaacaaaattttaattcttgatggagtcaccatcatcatcatcatcatcatcactatAACTTACTtgcttttaatttttcgctgacCTCAGCAAAAGTTAACTCATCATAGACTCGAACATCAAAGCCATATTTGAGGAGTGTTGCTGCCATGGCATCTCTGTCTTTTTCAGTTCCAGCTCTTTGTTTTTGTCCTTTCACTTCTTTGTGATTGAATATCAGGGCAATACCAGCATAAGGATTATCACAATTGTATTCATCATCTTCGGTGGGTCTAGatattataacttttttaataGGTTCTTTAACATTCGCGTTTAAGGACTCATTTCCATATGGGCTATTAGCTGTGGTACAGGTAGCATCGGCTTTGTCATGTTTGGATTTGCTggattttttgccaaaaaccgAAAAATCTGACTCATCCATTGATTCTATTGTTTTCGTTTCGTCGTCGTCGTCTTCTTCGTTGGAGAATTGAAAAGGTACTAATttctttgtcgaaaaaaatgctctcGATATGAACCACCGATACTTGAAAATGTTATCTTATCTCAGCGTTCTTTTGTAAAACTCAAAATTGTATGAATATTTGAtcacaatattttgtattatgATTTTCTCCTATGAATTTTttgaaagagaacaagagaaccgAAATGATAAGAATGTAAAtgaatacactgaaagaattgcagatatactaaaacatttcTCTGTTTGAAAATAGAAACAATTCGTAGAAAATTCTCCATTCCCCTTCAAGGGTCTTTCGAAGAATATAAATCTTTGTTATGAGCAAAATTTATCGTAAAGAGTTTGAAgaaaaatcaaatataattttatgatcAGTTCCACAGTGGACAACGGGGAATCGaaacgtaatcatttaaatgggGAATTGTACAATCCATGAGAAAATTAGTCAAGGTGCTAACACAATTACAAATAAATACAACCACCAAGTAtacatagaaaaacaagtaaggaaagtctaaagtcgggcgggccgactatattataccctgcaccacttagtagatctaaattttcgataccatatcacattcgttaaacgtgttgggggctatatataaaggtttgtcccacatacatacatttaaatatcactcaatctggacagaatttgatagacttctacaaaatctataaactcaaaatttaagtcggctaatgcactagggtggaacacaatgttaatagaaaaatatgggaaacatttaaatctgaagcaattttaaggaaacttcgcaaaagtttatttatgatttatcgctcgatatatatgtattagaagtttaggaaaattagagtcatttttacaacttttcgactaagaagtggcgattttacaagaaaaatgttggtattttgaccatttttgtcgaaattagaaaaacatatatatgggagctatatctaaatctgaaccgattacaatcaaatttgacatgcatagctacaatgcaaattcaactccctgtgcaaaatttcaact
It includes:
- the Decay gene encoding death executioner caspase related to Apopain/Yama, with the translated sequence MDESDFSVFGKKSSKSKHDKADATCTTANSPYGNESLNANVKEPIKKVIISRPTEDDEYNCDNPYAGIALIFNHKEVKGQKQRAGTEKDRDAMAATLLKYGFDVRVYDELTFAEVSEKLKATAQEDHSQNDCLVVVVMSHGLEGKVYARDMSYPVERLWNPFLGENCKSLINKPKLFFIQACRGENLEKAVTYTEFAPMSRALNTEALPPKPPTITYAIPNTADMLVMYSTFEKYYSFRNVENGSWFIQSLCAVFEEAATKEALYSPKGAEFLRLLTAVNRKVAYEYQSNAKYEALNQMKEMPNFLSTLTKTFYLRVKRPKDQAN